One stretch of Prunus persica cultivar Lovell chromosome G1, Prunus_persica_NCBIv2, whole genome shotgun sequence DNA includes these proteins:
- the LOC18792590 gene encoding stearoyl-[acyl-carrier-protein] 9-desaturase, chloroplastic, with product MLITSCLTSPKFFTASSNPAPSKDYSYKKAFMPRRELLYQEITHSMSPEKISIFKSLDDWAEDNILTHLKPVEKCWQPQDFLPDPAASRDDGFLEQVKELRERAKEVPDDFFVVLVGNMITEDALPTYQTMLNTLDGVADETGSSPTSWAVWTRAWTAEEKRHGDLLNKYLYLTGRVDMSQIEKTIQYLITFGMDPGGENNPYLGFIFTSFQERATAISHGNTAKLAKKHGDLKLAQICGIIASDEKRHEAAYTKIVTKLFELDPDYTVISLAHMMRKKITMPAHLMYDGRDDHLFQHFSSAAQQLGVYTANDYADILESLLATWKVETLVGLSPEGRKAQEFVCGLPPRIRKLEERAQARTKQPPMSVPFSWIFGRQVRLL from the exons ATGTTGATCACCAGCTGCCTCACATCTCCCAAGTTCTTCACGGCCTCATCCAACCCTGCACCTTCAAA GGATTACAGTTACAAGAAGGCTTTTATGCCACGGCGAGAGTTGCTTTATCAAGAAATCACTCATTCCATGTCACCTGAAAAAATTAGCATCTTTAAATCCCTAGACGACTGGGCTGAGGACAACATCTTGACTCACTTGAAACCTGTTGAAAAGTGCTGGCAACCTCAAGATTTTCTGCCTGATCCAGCGGCTTCCCGAGATGACGGTTTTCTTGAGCAAGTCAAGGAACTGAGGGAGAGGGCAAAGGAGGTTCCAGAtgatttctttgttgttttggtgGGAAATATGATCACTGAGGACGCCCTTCCCACTTACCAAACAATGCTCAACACTTTGGATGGAGTTGCAGATGAAACAGGTTCAAGCCCTACTTCTTGGGCAGTCTGGACCAGGGCCTGGACTGCTGAAGAGAAAAGGCATGGTGACCTTCTTAATAAGTATCTCTATCTCACCGGACGAGTCGACATGTCCCAAATTGAGAAGACCATTCAGTATTTGATTACTTTTGGAATG GATCCCGGGGGAGAGAACAATCCCTACTTGGGGTTCATATTCACTTCATTCCAGGAAAGGGCTACCGCTATCTCTCATGGGAACACTGCCAAACTTGCCAAGAAGCATGGGGACTTGAAGTTGGCACAAATATGCGGCATAATAGCCTCAGATGAGAAGCGCCATGAGGCTGCCTACACCAAGATTGTGACCAAGCTCTTTGAGTTGGATCCTGATTATACTGTCATTTCATTAGCTCACATGATGAGGAAGAAAATCACCATGCCAGCTCACTTGATGTATGATGGCCGTGATGACCACCTTTTCCAACACTTTTCCAGTGCTGCGCAGCAGTTAGGTGTCTATACCGCCAATGACTATGCCGATATATTGGAGTCGTTGCTTGCCACGTGGAAGGTAGAAACCCTCGTCGGACTTTCACCTGAAGGCCGAAAGGCTCAAGAGTTTGTTTGTGGGTTGCCACCGAGAATAAGAAAGCTAGAGGAAAGAGCTCAAGCAAGGACCAAGCAACCACCCATGTCTGTACCTTTCAGTTGGATTTTTGGTAGACAAGTGAGGCTTTTGTGA